Part of the Candidatus Desulfatibia profunda genome, GCCCCAAGCTCCAAGATAAAGCTCTCCATTTCCCGCAGGATAGCTGTTTCAAGATCTTTTTCGCTAAAAGTATCTTTCAAGCCCAAAAATTCGAGGAAATAAGGATCCCTGAAAACCAGGTCCGGTGTTAACCTATCCTCCTCCCGCAAGGCGGCAAGATCTTTCTCGATTAGTTTTTCAGGCTTCTTTGATATAGCGGTACGTTCATAAAGCATTCCATCAATTTTTTTCCGCAATGTCCGAACACTCCAGCGTTCCATCCGGCACATTTCGGCGTAGAAATCACGTTGAAGATCATCTTTGAGAGGGATTATTTCAACAAAATGACTCCAACTCAATTGTCTCGACAGTGTCGAGACAATCTTCCCTTCAGGGAAAACTTCAGCAAAGCGAACCATTCGAAAGAGATTGGGACGGGAAAAACCATTTCCAAATTCTTTGACCAATTGTATCGACAGCGTCGAGATAATTTCCTCACCGTACTCCGCCCGTTTTTCCTTCAAAATATCCTGGCGGATACGATTGCCGATTTGCCAGTACAGGATGGTCAAGCCGGCGTTAACAGTAACGGCGACATTATGCCTGGCAGTTTCAATGAGATTGCGGATATCACCGATAAGGTCGGCGGAAATGAACTTGTTGTATGTTTTTACAACCTGTTTTCCCATTTCCTTTTTCATATTTAGACAA contains:
- a CDS encoding DUF1016 domain-containing protein, with product MGKQVVKTYNKFISADLIGDIRNLIETARHNVAVTVNAGLTILYWQIGNRIRQDILKEKRAEYGEEIISTLSIQLVKEFGNGFSRPNLFRMVRFAEVFPEGKIVSTLSRQLSWSHFVEIIPLKDDLQRDFYAEMCRMERWSVRTLRKKIDGMLYERTAISKKPEKLIEKDLAALREEDRLTPDLVFRDPYFLEFLGLKDTFSEKDLETAILREMESFILELGAGFSFVARQKRITVDNEDYYLDLLFFHRKLKRLIAIELKLGKFKAAYKGQMELYLRWLEKYEKEPDEETPLGLILCAGKTSEQIALLQLDKSGIKVAEYMTELPKRELLEQKLHKAVELARKRLEAKPAESNTEYK